One window of the Eucalyptus grandis isolate ANBG69807.140 chromosome 8, ASM1654582v1, whole genome shotgun sequence genome contains the following:
- the LOC104417348 gene encoding LOW QUALITY PROTEIN: uncharacterized protein LOC104417348 (The sequence of the model RefSeq protein was modified relative to this genomic sequence to represent the inferred CDS: deleted 2 bases in 1 codon), translated as MGNEASGDEGLKTNNLSLYPVKHNSSGEGLPYAPVDWPNPGDTWYWWVGNRTSRSGFYRDRLLYLPKRLHGQGCNSRFASKCSLEHYISLQFPNADVNEFFASFSWMVPSTRHYSRKEKILIVHLPVLMENLFATFSEVPMDEIVSKRREGAPCSSKRIKKAGPATSQAFPRHKTRQSFKMPAQANIRNDESVIDLCTLEDGSTSDGSEYSGSVSESHIDLEDVAPDQSTGSSCYAPNASKAQDVRKVEEIHAQFCGEDIDECLKSLEHILSQHNDEAQVQTPLAYVGSDMAEELSTNRKKLSSILALDFSCVLSSKYLEEISYSIEDLPTDPILTVDQLRKLKIVQEISKASEVSLHCKGIAEQAHKFFGAIKDHVCSIKREVSKLKKGAGELELESHVESNSSLVEEIDEQIAQLQSRRAEIAKLKLTNKEKDQVVAQQKILANSLSTVVQEIQTASTEIPIWEMKKKTAEKEMSEILARYAHLKGLFFEKLG; from the exons ATGGGAAATGAAGCATCTGGTGATGAGGGTTTGAAGACAAACAATCTGTCCCTATACCCTGTCAAACATAATAGTTCGGGTGAGGGTTTACCTTATGCTCCAGTAGATTGGCCGAATCCCGGTGATACTTGGTATTGGTGGGTTGGCAACAGGACCTCTCGTTCTGGTTTCTATAGAGACAGATTGTTATATCTTCCAAAGCGCCTCCATGGCCAGGGCTGTAATTCTCGCTTTGCGAGCAAGTGTTCTCTTGAACACTATATCTCTTTGCAGTTTCCCAACGCAGATGTCAATGAGTTCTTTGCTTCTTTTAGCTGGATGGTTCCCTCTACGAGGCATTACTCAAGGAAAG AGAAAATCCTGATTGTTCATTTGCCAGTTTTGATGGAAAACCTGTTTGCTACATTCTCAGAG GTACCAATGGATGAAATTGTATCCAAGCGGAGAGAAGGAGCCCCCTGTAGTTCCAAGAGGATAAAAAAAGCAGGACCAGCTACTTCACAAGCCTTCCCTAGGCACAAAACCCGACAATCTTTCAAAATGCCAGCTCAAGCCAACATTAGAAATGATGAGTCTGTGATTGACTTGTGTACTCTGGAGGATGGTAGCACAAGTGATGGAAGTGAATATTCAGGAAGTGTCTCTGAGTCACATATTGATCTTGAGGACGTTGCTCCTGACCAAAGCACCGGTTCTAGCTGCTATGCACCCAATGCTTCCAAGGCACAAGATGTGCGAAAAGTTGAGGAAATTCATGCTCAATTTTGTGGAGAAGATATTGATGAGTGTCTAAAGTCATTGGAACACATTCTTTCTCAGCACAATGATGAAGCTCAGGTGCAAACTCCTTTGGCTTATGTAGGTTCTGATATGGCAGAGGAATTGTCTACTAACCGCAAGAAGCTTTCTTCCATTCTTGCCCTGGATTTCTCATGCGTGCTGTCCTCAAAGTACCTGGAAGAGATTAGTTATTCCATAGAGGATCTCCCGACTGATCCCATCTTGACTGTGGATCAACTGCGTAAGTTGAAGATAGTCCAAGAAATTTCCAAAGCCAGCGAGGTTTCTTTGCATTGCAAGGGAATTGCCGAGCAAGCTCACAAATTTTTCGGAGCCATAAAAGACCATGTTTGTTCTATCAAGAGAGAGGTCAGCAAGCTGAAGAAGGGAGCAGGAGAGTTGGAGTTGGAATCTCATGTAGAATCCAACTCATCTCTTGTGGAAGAGATAGATGAACAAATTGCCCAACTTCAATCTAGGAGAGCCGAAATTGCT AAGCTCAAGTTGACGAATAAGGAGAAAGATCAGGTGGTTGCTCAGCAGAAAATCTTGGCAAACTCTTTATCAACTGTTGTGCAAGAGATCCAGACTGCCAGTACTGAAATCCCAATAtgggaaatgaagaagaaaactgcTGAAAAGGAAATGTCTGAGATTCTCGCCAGGTATGCACATCTCAAAGGCTTATTCTTTGAGAAATTGGGCTGA
- the LOC104417349 gene encoding uncharacterized protein LOC104417349 — protein MDSDFATKRCCVSHEKPEAVARLQEGIAALLSRWRGLQLAIENQWGGTDSLQKSHQLIADILLCFSCSKAIYVEDLENFLHECMLLSFNTEMEDGSIEEVADQLMMLHAEYLQGRH, from the exons ATGGACTCCGATTTCGCGACCAAACGGTGCTGCGTTAGCCACGAGAAGCCCGAGGCCGTGGCCCGCCTTCAGGAAGGGATCGCCGCACTCCTATCGCGGTGGCGCGGCCTTCAACTAGCCATCGAGAACCAATGGGGCGGCACGGATTCTCTCCAGAAGTCTCACCAGCTTATCGCCGATATACTCTTATGCTTCTCTTGCTCAAAAG CTATCTATGTTGAGGACTTGGAGAATTTTCTCCACGAATGCATGCTGCTTTCTTTCAACACAGAGATGGAGGATGGAAGCATTGAGGAG GTAGCAGATCAACTCATGATGTTGCATGCGGAGTACTTGCAAGGACGTCACTAA